The Sulfurimonas sp. genome includes a region encoding these proteins:
- a CDS encoding phosphatidylserine decarboxylase: MKNNLFPISKEGWNYIAYAVVLFLVLGFLDLEFLQFFAFVGIMFFIYIYRNPERQIMALEKGGVVSPVDGNVSDLQEDKNSTILTIESSYHDVSVLRVPISCVVKNIKAIRGSSLGKNSSKSEILNEKLTIDFEDEQKRVISISHLSTLNFANISHDLSESQKLIQGFRYGVMPKGITKIILPKGSKVNVNIGDELKGCESIIAYLS; this comes from the coding sequence ATGAAAAATAATCTATTCCCTATATCTAAAGAGGGTTGGAACTATATAGCATACGCAGTTGTACTTTTTTTAGTATTAGGTTTTTTAGATTTAGAGTTTTTACAGTTTTTCGCATTTGTAGGTATTATGTTTTTTATATATATCTACAGAAATCCTGAGCGTCAGATAATGGCCTTGGAAAAGGGTGGAGTTGTTAGCCCCGTAGATGGAAATGTTTCAGATCTGCAAGAGGATAAAAACTCTACAATTTTAACTATAGAGAGCTCTTACCACGATGTTTCTGTTCTTAGAGTACCTATCTCTTGTGTTGTAAAAAACATTAAAGCTATTAGAGGTTCATCTTTGGGAAAAAACTCTTCAAAGTCAGAGATACTAAATGAAAAGCTTACTATAGATTTTGAAGATGAACAAAAAAGAGTTATTAGTATTTCACATCTAAGCACATTAAACTTTGCAAATATCTCACATGATTTAAGTGAGTCTCAAAAACTTATTCAAGGTTTTAGATATGGTGTTATGCCAAAAGGTATAACAAAAATTATTCTGCCAAAAGGCTCAAAAGTTAATGTTAATATTGGAGATGAGCTTAAAGGATGTGAGTCTATTATTGCTTATCTTTCTTAG